In Deinococcus sp. QL22, the following are encoded in one genomic region:
- a CDS encoding 3-isopropylmalate dehydratase large subunit, whose protein sequence is MAMTISEKILAAHSGHEHVVPGQLIECTTDWVLCHEITTPAALRMLEERGMDKVFDPSKIVAIPDHSVPAMNIKAAKMYQKLKSWVKEKGIEHFYDVGRGGIAHVVLENTGLVKPGQTLVSGDSHTCNAGALGMFATGVGSTDLAGAIYAGRVWFKIPETMLIRVTGEIQPGVTPKDIVLEVIKRIGADGANYMVMEWVGDTIDRLDMEGRFTLTNMAIEAGGKTGIVAVDDTTRAYLSARGIEPGSYTEYTSDPDAQYKVVIDVDASKVEPTVAYPHIPSNGRVAGSDKIAVTHAYVGSCTNGRIGDLRDVARILKGRKVADGVQMIVVPATQAIWKQAAQEGLMEIFVDAGASVSYPSCGACLGMHSGVLGPDDVCISSTNRNFVGRMGDPTAQIYLASPATVAASAVAGFIADPRAYNADGSNAAD, encoded by the coding sequence ATGGCAATGACGATTTCGGAAAAGATTCTGGCGGCACACAGTGGACACGAACACGTCGTACCGGGGCAACTGATCGAATGCACCACCGACTGGGTGCTGTGCCACGAGATCACCACTCCGGCGGCCCTGCGAATGCTGGAAGAACGCGGCATGGACAAGGTCTTCGACCCCAGCAAAATTGTCGCTATTCCCGACCACAGCGTGCCCGCCATGAATATCAAGGCCGCCAAGATGTACCAGAAGCTGAAGTCCTGGGTCAAGGAAAAGGGCATCGAGCATTTTTATGACGTGGGGCGCGGCGGCATTGCCCATGTGGTGCTGGAAAACACCGGACTGGTCAAGCCGGGGCAAACGCTGGTCAGCGGCGATTCTCATACCTGCAACGCGGGCGCACTGGGCATGTTCGCCACGGGCGTGGGCAGCACCGACCTGGCCGGGGCCATCTACGCGGGCCGCGTCTGGTTCAAGATTCCCGAAACCATGCTGATCCGCGTGACCGGAGAGATTCAGCCCGGCGTGACCCCCAAAGACATCGTGCTGGAGGTCATCAAGCGCATTGGGGCCGATGGCGCCAATTACATGGTGATGGAATGGGTGGGCGACACCATTGACCGTCTGGACATGGAAGGCCGCTTTACGCTGACCAACATGGCGATTGAAGCGGGGGGCAAAACTGGCATCGTGGCCGTGGATGACACTACCCGCGCCTACCTGTCGGCACGCGGCATCGAACCCGGCAGCTACACCGAATACACCTCCGACCCCGATGCCCAGTACAAAGTCGTGATCGACGTGGACGCCAGCAAAGTGGAACCCACCGTCGCCTATCCCCATATTCCCAGCAACGGGCGTGTGGCGGGCAGCGACAAAATCGCCGTGACGCACGCCTACGTGGGCAGTTGCACCAACGGGCGCATTGGCGACCTGCGCGACGTGGCCCGCATTCTGAAGGGCCGCAAGGTGGCTGACGGCGTGCAGATGATCGTGGTGCCCGCCACGCAGGCCATCTGGAAACAGGCCGCGCAGGAAGGGCTGATGGAAATCTTCGTGGATGCAGGCGCGAGCGTCAGCTACCCCAGTTGCGGCGCTTGCCTCGGCATGCATTCCGGCGTTCTGGGGCCAGACGACGTGTGCATCAGCTCGACCAACCGCAACTTTGTAGGCCGAATGGGCGACCCCACCGCGCAGATCTATCTGGCGAGTCCCGCCACCGTTGCCGCCAGCGCTGTGGCCGGATTCATTGCCGACCCCCGCGCCTACAACGCCGACGGCAGCAACGCGGCAGACTGA